In Phyllopteryx taeniolatus isolate TA_2022b chromosome 13, UOR_Ptae_1.2, whole genome shotgun sequence, the following are encoded in one genomic region:
- the kcnk5a gene encoding potassium channel subfamily K member 5a isoform X1, translated as MVDKGPLLTSAIIFYLSIGAAIFQVLEESNWKLAAKHYRLQKEQILKDYRCLTKDDLDKILQIVSDAAGQGVTITGSKTFNNWNWPNAVIFAATVITTIGYGNIAPKTLAGRVFCIVYGLFGVPLCFTWISELGKFFGGRAKHFGHYLTKRGFSLRKAQFTCTAIFLLWGLLIHLVLPPFVFMSQEGWTYIEGLYFSFVTLTTIGFGDLVAGVEPTKDYPTLYRYFVEVWIYLGLAWLSLFFNWKVRMVVEAHKALKKRRKLRKLSLDELRHYKESHKAALRLPPTPNDVNIFSFLSKKQEGYNDLIKQIGTKSDQRLNASKGNAINKTKDMARSKSCNDTPVFNGHTILSLDRSPRQKRRYSFSDRVTVAFSKSKNYLLGSDNGLVLTEAHGDRDVELDQDQMYENQLDKDVDQESGCRGDCGRTGRRTWDSKEYHSLTFQNANITFIDEENFLGNNLEEEEEEDDDDDDDSKAKLSITTCDENIETVSKEEQSSESDGSVFTSDVSEHSHSYETLVEEYAKEDNTEP; from the exons ATGGTGGATAAAGGCCCCTTGTTGACTTCTGCCATTATTTTCTACCTGTCCATCGGGGCAGCTATTTTTCAAGTCTTGGAGGAATCCAATTGGAAGCTGGCCGCAAAGCACTATAGACTCCAGAAGGAGCAAATACTTAAGGACTACCGCTGTCTGACGAAAGATGACTTGGACAAAATATTACAG ATAGTTTCCGATGCGGCCGGCCAAGGAGTCACTATAACCGGCAGCAAGACTTTCAACAACTGGAACTGGCCAAATGCTGTCATCTTTGCTGCCACAGTTATAACTACGATAG GATATGGAAACATTGCTCCCAAAACATTAGCGGGACGTGTATTTTGCATCGTCTATGGGCTCTTCGGTGTGCCGTTGTGTTTTACCTGGATCAGCGAGCTTGGGAAGTTCTTTGGTGGACGAGCCAAGCACTTTGGTCACTATCTAACCAAGAGAGGATTTTCACTG AGGAAGGCTCAGTTTACCTGTACAGCTATTTTTCTTCTCTGGGGGCTGCTGATCCATTTAGTCCTTCCGCCTTTTGTGTTTATGTCCCAGGAGGGTTGGACATATATTGAAGGCTTGTACTTCTCATTTGTCACCTTGACTACAATTGGATTTGGTGACTTGGTAGCAG GTGTGGAACCCACAAAAGACTACCCTACTCTGTACCGCTACTTTGTGGAGGTTTGGATTTATCTAGGTCTGGCTTGGCTTTCTTTGTTCTTCAACTGGAAAGTGCGAATGGTGGTCGAGGCTCACAAAGCGCTAAAGAAAAGACGCAAGCTACGCAAACTTTCCCTCGATGAGCTGCGGCACTATAAAGAGTCTCACAAAGCTGCGCTTCGTCTTCCGCCCACTCCCAACGATGTCAACATCTTCAGCTTCCTGTCCAAGAAGCAGGAAGGCTACAACGACTTGATCAAGCAGATTGGCACCAAAAGCGACCAGAGACTCAACGCCAGCAAAGGCAACGCCATCAACAAAACCAAAGACATGGCTCGGTCCAAGAGCTGCAATGATACTCCCGTGTTTAATGGCCACACCATCCTGAGTTTAGACCGTTCACCACGACAGAAGAGAAGATATAGTTTTAGTGACCGTGTCACTGttgccttttccaagtccaaaaaTTACCTCCTGGGCTCTGACAATGGTTTGGTGCTAACAGAGGCTCACGGTGATAGGGACGTTGAACTTGACCAGGACCAAATGTATGAGAACCAGCTTGACAAAGATGTGGATCAGGAGAGCGGATGTCGGGGAGACTGTGGGAGAACCGGTCGAAGGACATGGGATTCTAAAGAATACCATTCTCTTACATTCCAAAATGCAAACATTACTTTCATTGATGAGGAAAACTTTCTTGGCAATaatctggaggaggaggaggaggaggatgatgatgatgatgatgattccaAAGCGAAACTATCTATAACTACATGTGATGAGAACATTGAAACGGTCTCCAAGGAGGAGCAGAGTTCTGAGTCAGATGGCTCTGTTTTTACCAGTGATGTTTCAGAACACAGCCACTCGTACGAGACTCTGGTGGAGGAATATGCAAAGGAAGACAATACGGAACCTTAG
- the kcnk5a gene encoding potassium channel subfamily K member 5a isoform X2, with protein sequence MVDKGPLLTSAIIFYLSIGAAIFQVLEESNWKLAAKHYRLQKEQILKDYRCLTKDDLDKILQIVSDAAGQGVTITGSKTFNNWNWPNAVIFAATVITTIGVEPTKDYPTLYRYFVEVWIYLGLAWLSLFFNWKVRMVVEAHKALKKRRKLRKLSLDELRHYKESHKAALRLPPTPNDVNIFSFLSKKQEGYNDLIKQIGTKSDQRLNASKGNAINKTKDMARSKSCNDTPVFNGHTILSLDRSPRQKRRYSFSDRVTVAFSKSKNYLLGSDNGLVLTEAHGDRDVELDQDQMYENQLDKDVDQESGCRGDCGRTGRRTWDSKEYHSLTFQNANITFIDEENFLGNNLEEEEEEDDDDDDDSKAKLSITTCDENIETVSKEEQSSESDGSVFTSDVSEHSHSYETLVEEYAKEDNTEP encoded by the exons ATGGTGGATAAAGGCCCCTTGTTGACTTCTGCCATTATTTTCTACCTGTCCATCGGGGCAGCTATTTTTCAAGTCTTGGAGGAATCCAATTGGAAGCTGGCCGCAAAGCACTATAGACTCCAGAAGGAGCAAATACTTAAGGACTACCGCTGTCTGACGAAAGATGACTTGGACAAAATATTACAG ATAGTTTCCGATGCGGCCGGCCAAGGAGTCACTATAACCGGCAGCAAGACTTTCAACAACTGGAACTGGCCAAATGCTGTCATCTTTGCTGCCACAGTTATAACTACGATAG GTGTGGAACCCACAAAAGACTACCCTACTCTGTACCGCTACTTTGTGGAGGTTTGGATTTATCTAGGTCTGGCTTGGCTTTCTTTGTTCTTCAACTGGAAAGTGCGAATGGTGGTCGAGGCTCACAAAGCGCTAAAGAAAAGACGCAAGCTACGCAAACTTTCCCTCGATGAGCTGCGGCACTATAAAGAGTCTCACAAAGCTGCGCTTCGTCTTCCGCCCACTCCCAACGATGTCAACATCTTCAGCTTCCTGTCCAAGAAGCAGGAAGGCTACAACGACTTGATCAAGCAGATTGGCACCAAAAGCGACCAGAGACTCAACGCCAGCAAAGGCAACGCCATCAACAAAACCAAAGACATGGCTCGGTCCAAGAGCTGCAATGATACTCCCGTGTTTAATGGCCACACCATCCTGAGTTTAGACCGTTCACCACGACAGAAGAGAAGATATAGTTTTAGTGACCGTGTCACTGttgccttttccaagtccaaaaaTTACCTCCTGGGCTCTGACAATGGTTTGGTGCTAACAGAGGCTCACGGTGATAGGGACGTTGAACTTGACCAGGACCAAATGTATGAGAACCAGCTTGACAAAGATGTGGATCAGGAGAGCGGATGTCGGGGAGACTGTGGGAGAACCGGTCGAAGGACATGGGATTCTAAAGAATACCATTCTCTTACATTCCAAAATGCAAACATTACTTTCATTGATGAGGAAAACTTTCTTGGCAATaatctggaggaggaggaggaggaggatgatgatgatgatgatgattccaAAGCGAAACTATCTATAACTACATGTGATGAGAACATTGAAACGGTCTCCAAGGAGGAGCAGAGTTCTGAGTCAGATGGCTCTGTTTTTACCAGTGATGTTTCAGAACACAGCCACTCGTACGAGACTCTGGTGGAGGAATATGCAAAGGAAGACAATACGGAACCTTAG